One genomic window of Pirellulales bacterium includes the following:
- a CDS encoding ammonium transporter, whose protein sequence is MKKLLCCCTAAVVLSLLAQLATQAWAQEAAEVAEEKVAEAAAAGEPAPQPALDKGDNAWILTSSALVLMMTAPGLAMFYGGLVRKKNVVNVFMQCFFLMGLNTVLWALFCYSLCFSGTEKYIGDAKMFFMEGVGGQWNDTTFQSTPMFPGLTIPYLTHMLFQGMFFIITPALIVGSFAERMKFSTMVVFTILWDFIVYCPLCHWVWGGGIFAYNSPNAIEGGALDFAGGTVVHISSGISALVCALVIGKRVGFPTEPMPPHNLTYTLIGAGLLWVGWFGFNAGSALAADGIAASAFCNTHFSAAAACVAWAVVDWLRTGKPTLLGAASGAVAGLVCITPASGFVTPMASLIMGAIAGVVCSLACAVLKPAMGYDDSLDVFGVHGVGGTLGAILTGVFATRAVQDVAGTHKPLGLLEGGSIMKAQLISVAGTWVLAIVATFVLLKILDVVMGLRVSHDDEQRGLDLTQHNEEGYIFI, encoded by the coding sequence CCTGGGCCCAGGAAGCCGCCGAGGTGGCTGAAGAGAAAGTCGCGGAAGCCGCGGCAGCGGGGGAACCTGCCCCGCAACCTGCGCTGGACAAGGGAGACAATGCCTGGATTCTTACTTCATCGGCCCTGGTGCTGATGATGACCGCGCCGGGATTGGCCATGTTTTATGGCGGCCTGGTGCGCAAGAAGAACGTTGTCAACGTGTTCATGCAATGCTTCTTCCTGATGGGGTTGAACACGGTGTTGTGGGCGTTGTTCTGCTACTCGCTGTGCTTCAGCGGCACCGAGAAGTACATCGGCGACGCCAAAATGTTCTTCATGGAAGGCGTGGGGGGACAGTGGAACGACACTACCTTCCAGTCGACGCCGATGTTTCCAGGACTCACGATTCCTTACCTGACGCACATGCTGTTTCAGGGGATGTTCTTCATCATCACGCCGGCCCTGATTGTTGGCTCGTTCGCCGAGCGCATGAAGTTCAGCACGATGGTGGTGTTCACGATTCTGTGGGACTTCATCGTTTATTGTCCACTCTGCCATTGGGTGTGGGGTGGCGGCATCTTTGCCTATAACTCGCCCAATGCCATCGAAGGGGGAGCTCTCGACTTTGCCGGCGGCACGGTCGTGCACATCAGCTCGGGCATCTCGGCCTTGGTCTGTGCTTTGGTTATCGGCAAGCGGGTTGGTTTCCCGACCGAACCGATGCCTCCGCACAACCTGACCTATACGTTGATTGGTGCCGGACTGCTGTGGGTGGGGTGGTTTGGATTCAATGCCGGTAGTGCCCTGGCGGCCGACGGCATTGCGGCCAGCGCCTTCTGCAATACGCACTTCTCGGCTGCGGCCGCATGCGTAGCTTGGGCCGTCGTTGATTGGCTACGTACGGGCAAGCCCACTTTACTCGGTGCCGCTTCAGGAGCCGTAGCCGGCCTGGTGTGTATCACACCGGCGTCGGGCTTCGTGACCCCCATGGCGTCGCTGATCATGGGTGCAATTGCCGGCGTGGTATGCAGTCTGGCCTGTGCCGTGCTAAAGCCGGCGATGGGCTACGACGATTCTTTGGACGTGTTCGGCGTGCATGGTGTCGGCGGAACGTTGGGCGCTATCCTGACAGGCGTTTTCGCAACCCGTGCCGTCCAGGACGTGGCCGGCACACACAAGCCGCTTGGCTTGTTGGAAGGGGGCTCGATCATGAAGGCCCAGCTGATTTCCGTCGCCGGCACTTGGGTCCTGGCCATAGTGGCCACGTTTGTCTTGCTGAAGATACTTGACGTCGTCATGGGTCTGCGTGTCTCGCACGACGACGAGCAGCGCGGCCTCGACCTGACCCAGCACAACGAGGAGGGTTACATCTTTATTTGA